GGACCGCTACTCAGATGTCGTACTTGAAGGCGTTTCTGGCATGGGCAGCGTGTTCGCGAAAGAGGATTACAGAAATTTCTTACAATACCTGTCGTATGTTGTTCCGAACGAATATGCCCCACATAAAGAAATGTACGAAGAAGAGCTCAGAATCGCCGAAGATGATGATGAGTGAACAGCATGTATTACAATTTGTATTGTAATGTGTATTGACAAGTGTATATACATTTTCTACAATAGGGAGGGTGCGTAATAACTGTAAGGAGAGCTTATGAAGACGAAGTGCAAAAAGCGCGAGAAGGTTAGGCTGCCCAAGGGGTTCAAGCTGGTTGACGATTTCTTGTCTAAAGAGGAGATTGAAGCGCTTGAAAACGACACCTCGATGAGAGATCCGATGGTTATCACCGGTGGTCATGAGTCGGAGACGCTAGAGGAATCCATTGCGCGTATCAGTCGCGCCATTGCCGAGGCCAAGGAAGAAAAGAAGATGTATTCCATAAGGCTCAAGGTCAAGACG
The sequence above is drawn from the Fibrobacter sp. UWP2 genome and encodes:
- a CDS encoding CopG family antitoxin, encoding MKTKCKKREKVRLPKGFKLVDDFLSKEEIEALENDTSMRDPMVITGGHESETLEESIARISRAIAEAKEEKKMYSIRLKVKTVESIKRKAAAAGIPYQTYVNVLLDNAASA